ccactacaaaaagcttcacccacaaaagcttcacccatagaagcttcaccaacaaaaacttcacccaccacaaaagcttcacctacaaaaacttcacacaagctttacctacaaaagcttcacactatcttgatcaagatagtgtgaaccaaaatcaattcatggtacccaacaaagcttcaacctcaaagcttcacttacaaagcttcaacaccaaagcttcacctacaaagcttaaaaaaaaatatatatatatatatatatattttcgaaaattctaaaattctaaaattctaaaataaaaaaaattaaaaaaaaaattcgaaaaaacaatttcgaaaaaataaaaataaaaattgcctaggcctcctcttctttgagcctaacaactttcatatcaaatatatatgaatgaggagttttgggctaccacttagaagggaagtgcctcattcgtcaactccctcgaccggagacttaggggagtcctaccatatgctactgcaccttaatactcggaagtctcacaatcactcagtgacttggatttttcaagtctccaactgagaagttttcctcactcaggaaattaagggagtgctacctcaacatacatgcttcactcacaaggCTTCAACattcaagcttcaacaaaagaaaaaaatcaaagaacttagtgaagaaggccttggtgtatttaacacaatacgttgaaatgaagcaaagcttgtttattgatatctctgctaagttacaaatatgtacatatacatgaatcaaaataaacaaacaagagggagccttcacaaaggttgcttagaaTAAGTCTCAGCAGTttgcagagccccagaaagaggaggcaccggagggtgattattcggagcctcagtactaggcaaaaccccagaagaaggaagcaccgaaggttgatcatttggagcttcattacatggtacagccccaaaagacaaaggcaataaatgcctttggaacaaacccacaaacctctgatgatcaagtaaaatctgaccatcagattcctgcaactggtcgagcttcctcttcatgtttgtagcatagtcatgtgcgagcctgtgcaactatttattcttatgcttgagccctctgatctcctgtttaaaatttatcaattcagacgccaatgatttaacttggcgggttcgagcaaataggtattgggccatattagacacagaatctacacactgaacactaagagctagagaatccttaacagccaactcatcagaccgtttggaaagtagtctgttatctttgggagtgagaaggttcctggccaccactgcagttgtcatatcattcttcatcatagagtccccaacggtaagaggacaagtaggggataagaaggatgggcaccatatgttgtcctGAGAGGGCATGGcggcctcttcaccaaagttcaagtcaaaatgatggTCGGATGGGTCAGACATTctaaaaaatgatgaaggagaaatgaggtgcaataaatctctgaagtacaaaaataaggggaaaattcctacaagcaataactctctgaacgtaccTCTTGcccacaattggtgcccctataaaagaaaggggcAACAGgaccgttggttcaaaaatcgaaggggTACCACTCTTCGAATTTCGAGAAGctgattttcctgagtaaaatatgtcgacaatccccacacgcaacatcagcttctcgggtaccatagataactttaccaaagatctctgacaaagtttagacacaaaaactttgaaggtccaactaccccactattacccataagggtaacggaacaacaccactgcttgataactggaaagtccctatgtgtgtcaacctctgtgctccgtggcaaggcagattggcaaaaatgcccaacctttactcacattcgagaaaacattcccaacaagattgcttgctcaaaaatcgaagaggcacaactctccgaatctcaagagtcaaactcccaacaggattacttgctcaaaaatcgaagtggCACTGCCcaccgaatctcgagagccaaatccccgacaggattgcttgttcaaaaaccaaagaggcaccactctccaaacttcaagagctagatttccttggataaagcttgtctgcaatcttcacacgcaacatcagctttccagatatcacagaccactttttcaaagtgctcagacaaagttaaaacacgtgaatcttgcaacTTTCACTACATTggtatgaccgagaagggtaaatgaacagcgttaccactcgttgttgggacaattcctatttatgtcaaccttcatcctccatagccaggcaaacctacaaattaaaaaaaatgctcaacttttcttcacattcgagagggcactctcagcagagtctctcaaaatactcagcttattttccccccgataatacctctgcaaacaagccataccagagcaaaagtatctcatatcatcagggttaaaagcaagagtatcccatatcatgatttttctctgtcttttcctttggctttgttcttacctgcaagacaaggagaaagagagcaatcagtcatcatttggaatcaagcttccagttaggaactgactgcctggaacccttgcctgattacttacctggcattgctctcgagtactcatcttcaacatcttatgcttctagagaagataccacatctgcctgaggaaaagatagggcaagtaagaaggatacaaggaagtatgtggagacaagcgtaacagaacacgtgcctatacatccactactttgtcaacaacaaaagtatctcatatcatcagagtcgaacgtactctaaatttgatggacttgttttgacccttaaattcttgagtcggccttatactctagagaaAACCATAAAACcttccaacccagttcaagaataagcctgtggaaagttacttcttcaaaagaaaaagtatctcatatcatttcttctccatttgcttctccttatccttgttgctgtttacgacacaaggagaaggagaacaatcaaccggaagccgaagtcaaaccttcGATCCAAGTtgtttgcttggaagtctgattgcttaccttgtctgttacctccttcggcaaatctcctagctcggcgacttgggggactcctactatagggtttgtatcgcactgaccaagcccgaaactacaagtaagcttcaagtgaaattgatacattaccttgtgcatcttcatcggttaaagataccactcttggatagaggaaaagtacttccagagaagatgccacatctacatatgagacagataaggcaagtgaaaatgataccacacttcagtacttagaagtttcgtgattactcaatggcttggatcttgcaagtccccaaccaaggagcttctctcactcgggaacttaggggagcactgtttgtaccatacttaaccaatcccgaaactactgagcaccgatcaacgttaaaccgtcaaggacccaaaagagtttccctccaaccaggaggccaatcacagtgcaacacgtgtcgacatcaaaagccaatcatagcgcaacacgtgtcaacatcataagccaatcacaacacgacacgtgtcaatgtcagaatgaaactaaaaactctcttctataaatagaggtcattctcttacaatatttcctaatgtcatttgtactaaatcattcactaatactcactaaaggagagcttgaacctatgtacttgtgtaaacccttcacaattaatgagaactcctctactccgtggacatagccaatctgggtgaaccacgtacatcttgtgtttgctttccctgtctctatccatttgcatacttatccacactagtgaccagagcaatctagcgaaggtcacaaacttgaacactttctgttgtaccaaagtcttcaccgattttgtgcatcaacatatatcattCAGATCACTGAAAATCATCAATCCTCATATACCAAGCATACTGAGAGTACCACAAACAAATTCGCCAGAATTCtagttttccggtgctggaattctaacttagatcgttgaatcctggtgaagcagacgtccgtagaactacaagcactcagtagggacaaaatttcagtttcaaggacattacggtacgcaagcctcgatcttcaagttgtttgttttatattttcgttttgttcatactctgttaatttttatattagcatttattatttattagcatatataattaAATCACAGATTGTTAACTTATATCGAACAGACATGACTTACTAGCTGACCCCTCTCTTCTTTAGTCGACACATGGTGACGAACTAACATTTGTTCAGGTCCAGTTGCATGTTTTCTTGAGACAACACATACCGAGCACTTTGCTTGCTCGGCCCTAGAATTTGTGGGAATCCATACCGATGAGTCCAAATTACAatctatatattattttaaggGTCCAAAACGGCCTTGTGTTAACTCAAAGAAAAACATACTTCCCTATTTATATGGGGAACAACCTGTGTGAAAACCTAAACTTATTTGACCTTGGTATTTTGACAAGTCAAATCACAACACATAAAACATTCATGACTAGTGTTTGATTTTAGCAAAATATGTAAACAATGAATTCatgtttcatttcaattcattgtttttgtttgtggGGATAGAAGATCAaaagaattaattttttttcctaatatattatttacgTCTCAAAGAGAAATTTATCCATCGCCATGCTGCCTAAAAAAATAAGTTAATGCAGTAACCGAATTTCCCTGGCTTTCCAGAGGGGAGGCTAAGTGtactaaggggtggtttgggaatgaggtgcttaaaaaaaagcacccatgaaaaaaaactgtgggggttttaggtgtttggtaaacttaaaaaaaaaaagcttattttggaagctactttgagaaaaagctgaagctgctctttacagctttggaaaactggctttttttcaaagcacacggacctacattgctcctttaatgaaaagacccactatcaaactgcttttttttccaaaagcacttttacaaaaaagtttaccaaacactctgctgatttatttcacagccgcttattctcacagcagttttttttcaaagcacagcaataccaaaccagcccttaagcAAGTCAAGATGACATAAATATCTTTAGGGTTTAACCAGCATTTAACTGTCACGTGGGATGAGAATTAGTGTTAAGGAAATGTCTCTGTAAATCTCGCCCGGCAGAGTTGACACCTCCGCCAGGCCAGCGCTCACACAACACTTCACGTGATGGACTCATGTAAAACAATGCACTAAGCCACACTGAGCAGTGCAGATAGGGTCAGTTGGCTATGCAAAAGCTCAAAGAAGAATCTCGCGGGCAAATGAGTTTAGCCCTATGTCCCCAAGTGTCCCTATGTCCCAAAGTCCCCAAGTCCCTATGTCCTTAGTCCCtagctaattaattaaaagaCTCAGACCACCAACACCTCTACTAGAATCATAAGCTCCTTCAAAATTGATTTTCCAATTCATACCCTTCAGGAATCAGGACACCAATCAGGAGGAACAAACTGGTTAACAAAATTGTTATTAATTGCACAGAAAATGATCCTACCTCGAGCCAGACAAACAGTACAAGCATAGATTCAACAGTGCATAATCAAGACACTTACACTTAGATAAAAAATTGGAATCGTCTTTGATGCATATCTACACGGGAAACAACTATATAGCTGATAATCTTGCTAATTTACTTATCCTGCTTTAAGCAAGTTTTCTCTGTTTTTGGACCTTGGGCAAGGAAAAAAACACACTACTCAAAGCGAAAACCCTTTATCTCCCATCATCTGACCACGCCACATCGAAATGGTACAGAAAATGCTGCCTGAACAATAGCTAAACTGATGTTGCAATACACGTTCCaagaatataatatatataatatataactaACCACATTTCACCAAACACATGTACCAGTTGTTTCATTCACCTACAGCAACAGCATTCATCAATCACAGAGACCGATCACACACCACTGAAAGAACAGGTTACATCATCGGTTAGATCATTCCACCTATCACACAACACCAAACAGAAGCGTAAGCAAAAACACACCATCAAATTCAAACACACATGAAACAACTAATAATGCTTTATTGCTTACTCTTAGTCATTCCACTCAAATTCTCATTTTCTCTCCCGTAAGCTTCTCCCCCTTCTATAATCAATTTCTGCATCTGAGCTAGATTGACCCATCTGATACTTTCTGCTCAATTTAGATGACCCCATCTTTGAAAAAATGTCCTCTTCATCAGCCACAATACGAATTCCACGTGTACTTGATCGAGAGACATCACTAGACTGCCTCCATGATTTGTGATCTGAGTCATACAAGAAAGGAACATTACTATCTAAAAATAAAAGCGGAACCagagggggaagaaaggggaAAGAGAGACTTCAAGTAAGATGAAACTCATTCATCCCACAGAACTCTCCCTGATTACTTTTCTCTGTCTGCCCTTGACAATTTTCttccattttaaaagcacacaTGACAGCAAAAGCCGTTATTGGAGAAATTTGCAAAATGAATAGTGTAAATGTTAGTTGCCTTGCCTCTAAAATTTCGATAAACCAGCATGAAAGGCACTGACCGCATAAATTCCAGTTCTTTTGGCGAAAATGAAATCAATCAATGAAGACGACTTAATTAAATGTGCATGAATGAAGCTGTCAGAGATGTACTAGAATACATTTTAATGAGACTAGTACTGCAACATGTTGCCAAGAAAACACGGATAAATCAGAGGCTTGTGAATAAGTAAGGTTCAAGAAGCTGTTCCAGCAGTCGAACAATGACTTTTCTAAATTGAGaactttattaattaatttattttttacttaatACCTGTTATGATTTTCAAATACTAatgaaaaatagagaaaattagATAAAGTTATGACAGTTCACCTTCGGATCCAGTACCATATATGGCCAAGTCACAATGTCCACCGTCATCAAGATCTGGTTCTGATTTAAGACTATCCTGACTCTGCAAGTTTGTTTTTGTCTTATGTGCTTTTAGTCCTTCACTGACAGATGTCGGTTCCATACTTTCTTCGGTAGGCAATTTATGCGAGGGAAAAGGCGTCATGGTAAATGAGTCCTCCATTACATCAGAAATCTCCACATATTGTGTTGTGGTGATAATTTCATCAGCACTAAACCCAAAGGATGCTCTATACGCTTCTATTTCTTCCACATCTTGCTTGGGGCTTCTACTGTGTCTGCTCTGACTTCCATTCCCACCAGTAGTGTAAACATCTGAATCCTTGGACACACTTAACCTTCCACCAGCATGAGGAAATGGTGGATTATCCAGATAAAACTGTGCAAATGTAGCAGGACAAAAGAAGTTCGAGTCTTGAGATGCCACAGAGGCTCCAACTGGGTCATGTCCAAACATCCTTGCAGAACCAATCCTTGGATAGGTGCCATTTTGAGGAGAAGCTGACGGATCCCAATGTGAGGGGAAATCACGCT
The nucleotide sequence above comes from Malus sylvestris chromosome 16, drMalSylv7.2, whole genome shotgun sequence. Encoded proteins:
- the LOC126608387 gene encoding uncharacterized protein At1g76660-like is translated as MGSEQNRFPQQERRKRWGGCWGAFSCFPSQKGGKRIVPATRIPEGNASANQPNGPQTVGLANQTTSLAPSLLAPPSSPASFTNSALPSTAQSPSCFLSANSPGGPSSTMYATGPYANETQLVSPPVFSTFTTEPSTAPLTPPPELAHLTTPSSPDVPYAHFLSSSVDLKSTEKTNYIAANDLHSTYSLYPGSPASSLRSPISRASNNCSSSSFPERDFPSHWDPSASPQNGTYPRIGSARMFGHDPVGASVASQDSNFFCPATFAQFYLDNPPFPHAGGRLSVSKDSDVYTTGGNGSQSRHSRSPKQDVEEIEAYRASFGFSADEIITTTQYVEISDVMEDSFTMTPFPSHKLPTEESMEPTSVSEGLKAHKTKTNLQSQDSLKSEPDLDDGGHCDLAIYGTGSEDHKSWRQSSDVSRSSTRGIRIVADEEDIFSKMGSSKLSRKYQMGQSSSDAEIDYRRGRSLRERK